In Rodentibacter haemolyticus, the DNA window CGGTGTGATTTATTGTCGTACGGATTTGAATCCTCCGGTAACTTTCCCGGCTAATGCAGAATCCGTTCGTGATACGATGCTTTGTACTGCACTTGTTAATGAGCAAGGTGTACGTGTTTCAACCGTTGAACATTTGAATGCCGCATTGGCAGGTCTTGGTATTGACAATATTATTGTTGAAGTGGATGCACCTGAAATTCCGATTATGGACGGGAGTGCGAGTCCGTTCATCTATTTGTTACTGGATGCCGGTATTGAGGAACAAAATGCTGCGAAGAAATTCATTCGCATTAAGCAAAATGTTCGTGTAGAGGACGGCGATAAATGGGCCGAATTTAAACCTTATAACGGTTTCCGTTTAGATTTCACAATCGACTTTGAACATCCTGCAATTGGAAAAAATGTTCGTAATTATGTGATGGATTTTTCCGCACAAGCATTTGTTCATCAAATTAGCCGTGCCAGAACCTTTGGTTTTATGAAGGATATTGAATACCTTCAATCTCAAGGTTTGGCGTTAGGTGGTAGCTTGGATAATGCTATCGTGTTGGATGATTACCGTATCCTAAACGAAGAGGGACTACGTTTTAAAGATGAGTTGGTTCGTCATAAAATGTTGGATGCGATAGGTGATCTTTATATGGCAGGTTATAACATTATCGGTGATTTCAAAGCGTATAAGTCAGGTCATGGCTTAAATAACAAATTACTTCGGGCGGTACTTGCAAATCAAAATGCTTGGGAGTTTGTTACCTTTGAAGATAAAAAACAAGTACCTCAAGGGTATGTTTCACCTGTTCAAGTGCTGATTTAATTGTTTTCGGTTAAAAAGCTATATTTCCAAAAGAAGTATAGCTTTTTTATTTTGTGAATAGCTCTTAAAAGAGCGGTTTATTTGAGATGAATTTTTTTATGAAAAAATTATTTACTGTTTTACCTTTGGTTCTTGCAACTTCCAGTGTAATGGCATACGAGAAAGACAAAACCTATCGTTTTACACTTCTTCATACTAATGATACTCACGGACATTTTTGGCCGAATAATAAAGGTGAATATGGCTTCCCTGCACAAAAAACAATCATCAATAGAGTAAAAGCGGAAGTTGAAAAAAACGGCGGGTCAGTGCTTTTATTAAACGCAGGAGACTTTAATACCGGCGTACCTGAATCTGATATGCAAAATGCCGAACCGGATATTAAAGCAATGAATGCAATGGGTTATGAAGCAACGGTATTAGGGAATCACGAATTTGATAATCCCCTGCAAATGCTTGCGATGCAAGAATCTTGGGCAAAATTCCCATTTTTATCCGCCAATGTGATTAACAAGAAAACGAATCAACCGCTTGTTAAACCTTATACTATTTTTGATAAGCAAGGTTTAAAAATAGCGGTCGTAGGATTAACGACTGAAGATACGGCAAAGCTGGGTAATCCTGAATATAGTGGTAATGTTATTTTTAAAGATCCAACGGAATCGGCAAAAGAAACGTTAAAATTATTAAATGAAAATGAGAAGCCTGATATCAAAATTGCCTTAACGCATATGGGCTATTATTACGATGCTCAATACGGCTCTAATGCACCGGGAGATGTTTCCCTTGCCCGTAATTTAAGTAAAGGCGCATTTGATATGATTGTTGGCGGCCATAGTCATGATGCGGTTTGTGTAGATGAAAAAGGCGTTTGGATAAAAGATTACAAACCTACTCAATCTTGTAAACCGGATTTCCAAAATGGCACTTGGATTATGCAAGCCTATGAGTGGGGGAAATATGTAGGGCGTGCAGACTTTGAATTTAAAAATGGTGAATTAAAACTCGTTAAGTATGAACTTATTCCGGTTAATTTGAAGAAAAAAATCACTAAAGAAGATGGCAAAACGGAATATGTGCTTTATTCTGAAGAAATTCCACAAGATCCCGAAATTGAAAAACTCTTAAAGGATTATCAAAATAAAGGGAATGAATTACTCGGTCGTGAATTGGGTGAATTAATAGGCAAACTTGAAGGAGATCGTACGGTTATTCGTTTCAAACAAACGAATCTTGGTCATTTGATTGCTGAAGCACAACGCGAGCGTGCAGGTGCTGATGTGGGAATTATGAATTCAGGCGGTATCCGTGATTCAATTCAAGCGGGCAAAGTTACCTACCGTGATGTTTTGAAAGTTCACCCGTTTGGTAATATTGTAACCTATGTGGATCTGACCGGAAAAGAATTGCTTGATTACTTAAATGTAGTGGCATTGAAGGAAGTGGATTCAGGTGCTTATGCCCAATATTCCGGTATCTCTATGGTCGTAAATCAACAAGCGAAAAAGGTTGAAAATGTTAAGGTTCAAGGCAAGCCACTGGATTTAAATAAAACCTATCGTATTTCTTTACCAAGCTATAATGCGGCGGGAGGAGACGGTTATCCTATCGTGACCAAAAATCCGACATTCTTAAATACTGGCTTTATTGATGCCGAAGTATTAGCAAAATACATTTGGAAAAATTCACAAAAAGCCCCACTTGATGCTTCTAAATATGATCCGAAAGATGCGGTAATCTTCAAATAAGGATGGATATGACCTTGGAACTGTCAGAAATTCGCCAACAAATTACACAAATTGACCGTAGTTTATTGAAATTGCTTTCCGAACGCCATCGTTTGGCTTTTGATGTCGTAAGAAGTAAAGAAGTTACTCAAAAAGCATTACGTGATACAGCTCGTGAACAGCAACTTCTGCAAGAACTCATACAATTTGCTGAAAATGAAAATTATCAGCTTGAAGCACAGTATATCACTTCAATTTTCCAAAAGATTATTGAAGATTCCGTGTTGACTCAGCAAGTGTATTTACAAAATAAATTGAATGAAGAGCGCAGTCAAAATTTACATATTGCCTTTTTGGGTAAGCGTGGTTCTTACTCTAATTTGGCGGCTCGTAATTATGCGGATCGTTATCAAAAACAATTTGTAGAACTGGGTTGTCAATCTTTCGAACAGGTCTTTGAAAGCGTTCAAAACGGCGAGTCCGATTTCGGTATTTTACCGTTAGAAAATACGACTTCCGGTGCAATTAACGAAGTCTATGATCTGTTACAACACACGGATTTATCATTGGTGGGGGAGTTAGCCTACCCGATTAAACATTGTGTATTAGTGAATGAACAAACGGATTTAAACCAAATTGATACCTTATATAGTCATCCACAGGTGATTCAGCAATGCAGTCGATTTATTCAAGGCTTAGCGAGGGTTCATATTGAATATTGTGAAAGTAGCTCTCATGCTATGCAGTTGGTTTCAAGTTTGAATAAACCGAATATCGCAGCATTAGGCAATGAAGATGGGGGAAAATTATATGGTTTAAATGTCTTGAAAACGGATATTGCTAACCAAGAAAATAATATTACCCGCTTTATCGTTGTGGCAAAAGAATCAAGAGAAGTTTCACCGCAAATTCATACGAAAACACTCTTGTTAATGACAACATCACAACAAGTCGGTTCTTTGGTTGATGCATTACTTGTATTCAAAAAACATCAAATCAATATGACAAAACTTGAATCTCGCCCGATTTACGGAAAACCTTGGGAGGAAATGTTTTATCTTGAAATCGAAGCGAATATTCATCATCCGGATACGCAAGATGCCCTGAATGAACTCAAAAATTATAGTAACTATCTCAAAATTCTAGGTTGTTACCCTAGTGAGATAGTAAAACCGGTGAATGTTTAGTTTAAAAGAGCGGTCAATAAAAATCATGTTTTTGATGACCGCTCTTTTTTTAATATCACGCTGCATAATATCGTCAAAATTACCGACAAAAATTGAAATGAAGTGAAATAGAAAAGCCCTGATATAACAGGGCTTTGAGCTATTTTTGAAGTGAATTGAAATATGATGAAAAGCGGTTTTTTTATTCCCATTCGATTGTTTATTGGGTATGTAATATTTTGATTTATAAGTTTTTTATTTTTTTAATAAGGTTGTTTTACCGTCATTTTTACCGACACCGGGAACAAGTGCTTTATGAACGCTCGGCGAGCCATTTATCTATATCTGATTTGTACCAAGCAACGCGACCCATAGAAGCTTTAATACTTTTAGGGAATTCCCCCCTTTTCATCATACGCCAAATTGTTGTTGCACTCAAGGTTGTGATTTCTATAACTTTGGCTTTACTTAATAATATAGCTTGTTGCTCCATATTTCCTCCATCACTTCAAAATATCCGGCACCTCAACAATTTTTAATTGCCCCGGTTTTACATCTTTATATTTAAGCCAATATTGGACGATCTCTATTGCTTCGCCTTCTGTTACGGTTTGCCTCGTTTCCATAACTACACTCCATTCTCTTCTGAATTGGCTCTCAAGCACAACATATCGCTTGCCGTTTATTACTTGTAATTCTTGTTTAAATGACATTTATTACTCCAATAAAAAACCTCGCTAGAGGGTGTGGTTTAGATAATAAAAAACCACGGCTAAGCGTGGTTTTGTAGTTGTTTAATTTAATAAATTACTTTCTAGCATTTTTGATAATTTTGCTAAACCTTTGGCGGTAACTAAAACTTGTTCACATATTTTTTCTGTACCATCATCTTTGGTTGCGGTGTGAATTTTATGCTCTAGCAGGCCCGATTGTAGTTTATCTTGGTAGCGATCCAGTTTTTGCCACCTGCTCGTTTGTAAATCCAACGATGTGATGAAAGAAATTGAGTGAGCTTTCTCGGCGGTGATTGTAAATGCTTGGCAGTTTCTGTGAGATTTAATGCACCTTCCGATCTTGTTGCAATACGATCGAATGCGTTTACATCAATCTGCATTTCTTCCACTTTATGTTCTAATTCCAGTGTTTTTTGTTTCTCTACAATCCACGCTTGAGCCGCTGCGATAGGATCGTCAAAGTTTGGAATAAGTGCGGTCGGTTTTTGCTGATTTTCCAATTCTTGCCAACGATCAACGACAGCGGCAGTAAACTCAGGACAATTTTGAGCGACCACAATCAAACAGTCACGCTTTTCTAAATGGTACTCTTTGTAGCGTTGTCCATTTTGAGGATGGGTGTAAGCCATTGGCTGATACCCCTTAATTACCTGCTTTGCCATCAATCTTTCAATAGAGCGACATAGATCACTATGATTTTTATTGATTAGTTCCGCAATTTCACGACTGCTCATTGTTAAGTTTTCATTGTTTGGATTAAGACTAATAAGTGCGGTTGAATTTGTGCTCATATCCTTGCTCCTATTATTTTAGAGATTGTTGTTGATTTCACGATCAATGCGAGTCAATAAATCGTTTACTGCCCAAATAGCATTACCAATATCTTCGTGAGAAGATACGAAGCCTGATTTACGTTCACCATCAGCTGAAATTAAGTTGACAATAGATTTTGCTTGGGCGAGATAACGATTGATGTTATCAATATGATCGATAGTTAATGGAGTGGATTGGATATTGTTCATAGTTTATACCTTGTATCATAAGTTTAAATTAACCTATCTACACGGTTCCAATCGTGGCGATAGGACTAAGCAAGATTGGAACTACCAGGATACAAGGTAACTGGCGGGCTTTCGCCCTCTCACTTAGCCCTACCATTGATTGAATTTTAGGTATAGCTATGCGACACGCACAAAAAAAGCCGTGAACGGCTTGCGTCCTTATATCCTTTCAGGGTTCCAATCCTGACAACAGATTTTGCTGTTGCCCTGTTAGCATATAAAAGTTAGTATTGGCGTGTCAATAGTAAAATGAGAAATTTTATGAAAAAGATAAAACCACAAAAACGTTATTGCCCCTTGCCTGAAGAATTAGAAATTGGGCTTGAAAAAGCAATTAATAATACCTGGAAAGACGTGCCATCACACAGAGATATAAGTTGTTATCAACTAGATAATGTGGATGTCTATTTTGTAGATATTGTTTTTTATTTTTCAACTGGAGTAAGTGAAGCTACACTTAAATATAATCAGTTTGGTTGGAGTTTAGTTGATACAAATATAATTTAGGTTTTACCTTATGAACTGTCAACTAAGAGTTGACAACTGGTGGTTTAGGGTCAATTGAACGCCCACAATAAATTTCGGTTTCTTCACGAATCCAGTAAAATTTTAATTTATTCATTTTCGCTAGGACCTTTTATTACCATGTCAATGCCAGCTCTAAAATCATCGTGATAAACTAAATCTTCTAAAATTAGGTTATCACCAAGACTGATTTCAAATCCTTTTTCATCGCCATCTTGTAGAATTATAGGGCGGCGATTTTGAATAAAATCCAACCGCTCTTTATCTTTCAAAAGAGCTTCGTATTCAGCCTTGCTTATTGTTACTGTTTCCATATTAAGTACCTCTTGTATTCACCCAATAAATAACAACCGCACTTTATGCGGCATTATTTCCTACATCAACCACAGGCAATTCCACAAAAGGGGCATGCGGTTGTGGTGTTAAAGGCTCGTTGGGGATATTTAATCGACCGCCTAACGTGGCATAGCCGACAATATCCCGCCAGTGGTCGGGTTCGTGTGGATTGCCATTACAGATACGTACGATTTTGCCGGCAATCATTGTAAGGGCGTAGTATTGCGATGAATCTAATGTTGGCTTTGCAGAATTGATGACATTCATCAGTTCCTTAAAATCTACTGCGCCTTGATGAAAATCACCGTGGGTTTGTTCTCGTTCGTTGAGTGTGTGTTCGATGTTCATTATTTTTCTTTTTATTTGGGTAATAAAAAACCGCCTATAAGCGGTCGTTTGGTGGGAGTTTAAGATTATTCCGTCGGAATAATATACCAAATAGCAGTGATAAGAATTGCAACCACAACCCATAATGGAATTATGATGGGTCTTTTATATGATTGTTTATCTTTTGTTTTATCTTCAATAAACATAATTACCTCCAGACATATTAATTCTCTTTTGGTTTTTCCGGTAATGGCTGCCAATGCGTGACTTCTTCCCAGTCTTCTGTAAATGCCCCTAAATCTGCATCGTATTCCCAAATCACATAAGGATTACTATAACTAGGGCAGTAACATAAATACCAACCGTCCAACATTGGTAGAGTTTCATTGACACTTATCCACTCGTTATTTTTTGTTGTCATTTTCAATATCCTTTATTCTAAATATTTTATGTCTAACGAAATGTCGAACTTCTTTTTCTTTGAAAATCTTGTTATCGATTAATATGTGTATAACAAAGACACTTACAAGCATAAATACCATCGCCGTTACTGCTATAAGTATTGTTGCTAAAAGAAAGTCATTCATCTTTAACCTCCGGTTTTTCTGGTAATGGTTGCCAGTGAGATACGTTTTTTGCATCATACCCAAATTCAGTACCAACAAAACAATCTACACCATTAGCTCCATCATCAAGCCACGCAATGTCAATTACATTTCTAGACGATATATAGATAAGAATATCTGTGCCTCGTGGTGGTAGCCTATCTTTAACTCTAATCCAGTTGTTCATCTTCTACTACCTCATACCAACTAGAAACTTCAAAGCACTCGTGTGCTATTTCGTGTGCGATTTGCTCCCGTTCTTCTTCTGTCATTTCATCCCACTCCTCTTTATCGTATTCAACTTCTTGAATACAATTATCGTGTCGATCAGAGTAACGACTTGCACCACAAAAACGAACTTTTACCTTATTCATCTTTAACCTCCGTGAAACTTATCAATGCTTTTGCGTGAGCAATCGCATTTTCTTTTGTTAAGTGGATAATTCCGTTTCTAAGGTATTCTATATCATAGTCATCATCGCACCAGCCTAAGGCACTATACATATTTTTATCAAAATCTGGTGTATAATATGTATCCCCTTTGTGTAATGGTTCTCTAACTGGTTCAGGAACTTCAATGCCATTAATTAAAATAGTTTTTGGTTTACGTCTGTATTGTCTATCTTCGTGCCAAGCTGGATGGTTTTTACAAGCATACCATTTTACATCTGAGTCATTTTTAACTTCCCATCTTTTCCACGGTTTATCCGTTTCCATTGCATCTTTGGCATACTCTGCCATAAGTTTTGCGTGTATATGTGCTGTCATTTTCTTTCTCCCGTATAAAAAAGACCGCACTTTTGATGTGCGGCCAGGTAGGGCAAACTAATTTAGTTGCGCTTCATAAAAATCAACATCGGCAATATTCGCTTTGAGTTTATCCAGTGTGGTGTTGAACGCATCTTCAACGACTTTTTCCGGATTAATCAGCTCGTACCACAATGCCAAACTACCGTCTTTAATTCGATAGCGTACACGGGCTTTTAATTGATAAAAATCGCCATTATGAAATGGTTGAATACCTAACACAATTTCTTCCGGCAAGCGTGCTTTGCCGCCACCGGTTTGTTCGTCGGTAAAGGTAAAGGACATCGTACCGTCTTGTAGGCGTTTAACTGACTTAAATTCAGATTTACGGGTTTCCTCGAAGGCAAGTACCATTGCCAACAATTCGGCACCGCTTACGATATTGCCGTCAGTTGCAATGCTATGAATGTTATTTTCTAAGAATGCACCAAATTCAACTTGGCTCATTGCCTGTTTGTCTTTACGAGCCCATTCTTTCCAATCTTTTGAGTAGGGGCAATTATAAGTGGCGGAATGGTCGCCCCAGTTTGGTTTTTCAGGGTTGGCGTGGTAATCAAATACCGCTTTGATTTCTAAATCATCTAAGTTAGCAAAGATAGCCGTCCCTGATTGTTTAAATTTATTTACATAATCAATCAAGGATTGTTCGGTTCTTAAAAAAATGTGCTGTCTAATGCGTGCCGGTGCAGATTGATATTCTTCAAGTGATCGAATATCAAAATCACCGGCTGCTAACACTGCCGGAATGGGCGTATTTAACGATTTTCCGTTTGCGACATTTTTTGCAATATCATTCACTAATGATTGTTCCATTTTGTTTTCCTTATTTTTAGATAATAAAAAAGCACCCAATAAGGTGCTACGTGAGTGAAGAAGTATTAAATTAAGCGGTTGCCATCTTTAATACTTTTGCTTCTTTCTTTTCGCCATCAACAACTTTCAAATCAATTTTCATTTGATTTGGGTCGTCAAATAACACATCGCCATCTGCCGTTGAGAATACAATGCTTTCTTCTCGGTCAAGCTCAGGCACTTTGCACGTTACCTGTGGCGTGATTTTGATTTGATTTTCGGTGCGTGTATTTAACATTCCGATTTTCAGGCTCAATGTGACCGAGCCTTGTTTTCGGGTTTCCCGTACTGCTTTGATGACATTGGATACCGCTTCGGTGAGTTCATCATCAAGCTCTCCCCGATTAAGTTGTGATAAGGTTTGACTAAATTTAGTGTTGCTCATTTTTAAGTTCTCCATATTGAGGTTGTTAAAACGGAATATCGTCATCAAATTGTTCGGGGGTTGGTTTTGCTCCCGACTTCGCTTGTGCGTAAGCGTTATTTTGTGATGGCTTGGTTTGTGCCGGCTGTCCGCTATCGTTTCGACTATCCAGCATTTGTAGCTTATCACCCTGAATTTCTGTGGTGTAATGTTCTTGCCCGTTTTGGTCTTGCCACTTCCGAGTACGCAAACGACCTTCAACATAGACTTTTGAGCCTTTATGTAGATATTCACCGCAGATTTCAGCTTGTCGGCGATAGAACACAATGCGATGCCATTCTGTTATTTCTCTGCGTTCACCTGTTTGTTTATCAGTCCAGCTTTCACTTGTTGCCACGCTGATATTTGCGACCATATCACCGTTCGGCATCGTTCTTACATCAGGATCATTGCCTAAATTTCCCACTATAATGACTTTGTTTACGCCTGCCATTTCACTCTCCTACGTGTTTAAATTTAATAAACATTCATCATAAAAGCCGTTGTATTCGTCAATCAGGTCAGGGTATTTCCCTTCCAACCACGGCATTTGTTTTGAATAACGCTCTTCTAACTCCTGCTTGGTTTTACATTCGCGCAAACCGTCTTTGAGTTTTTGCATGGTTGGATTATTAGGTTGTTGTGGAGGTGCTGAAGGAGATCCCGCAGAAGGAAGCTCAACACCGCTTTCCAACCATTTTTTCACCCGCTCGCCAGTTTCCTTTGATAATTTTTCAGGAGTATTTGCGTTAAATAAACCTGTGCGATCTTTGCTTGGCAAGGCGTAATGCCCATCGTGAACAATATCTAACACAGTAGTAAATTCATATTCAATACCGTCCCGTTGCTCCGTTTTCATTCCCAGTTTCTGAACCTGCTTTCGCCCGTTTACTTCAACTTGTGCTGTTTCGGTTTTACTTCTTGCGGTTACGATGATATGTAGTGGTGCAGTAAGCAAATCATCAATAAACGCTCGATGTCTTGGGGTAATATCATTCCAAGCAGCCCAAGTGTTATTTTTATATTTTGCTTTTGCTATTTGCTCCAGTAACTCCAGACAACCACCGGAACCCGACCATTCGTGAGTAATACTGTCAATCACCACCACTTCATGACCGGATTGCACAGCGAGTTTCAACGCCTCACGATAGCGTTCCGGTGTATAAGGTGGTTCAAGCTCTAAACAATCAAACTCAGCCAAGTGAGAGTAAAGGGAGGCGCTACCTTGTTCAGTATCAATAACTGCAATTTTATTACCCAACCCACTTGCTAAAAGTAATGCGCCATAAGTTTTTCCCGAACCACTAGGACCGGTAAGTGCCAAGCGAAGTTTTGATTTTTTTCGTTCTGCTTTTTGAAATTGCATAATTTACTCCTTAAACGTCATCCGTTTATAAATCTGTCTAGTGCGCTCTACATCAGCTTTGTTATATTCGGCAACTTCGGCAATACGTCCGGATTGGACGTAACCCCATACCTTTGAGCCGTCAATATCATCACTTTTGCCGTCAATCCCTAAAGCAAGGCATAAATCATTCATGCTGATTCGATTACCCACACCAGCCCACTCAACCATCGTATCGAACACCTGCTTATCCCATGCTTTGGCGTGGATTGGGAAATAGGCAAAAGGTTTTACTCGGTTTACAATGGCACGTTGGTAAACAAAGCGAATATCAAACGCAACGTGGTTGTGGCCAATAAATACCGGCGGAATATCTTTATTTGCCTGGTAATGTTGGTTTAGGTATTGGAAAAAATCTGTCAAGATACGTTGTTCTCGATCAGCCCCCTGCCAATCTGCTAGATAAAACACCTGCACTGGGCTGTCATCAATAGCGCAAGCAACAGAAATAATCTCGCCGAACGTACCGGAAAGTGCAGTCTTTTCTACCGCCGTTTCTTTGTTGGCTTCCAGCCATTTTTGAATGGCTTCTTCACTTTTGTAATTCGCTGGGGGTGAAAGAGTTTCCAGCACTTTTTGGGCGATGGTTGCGTTTTGTGTTGGGATTGTTTCGATGTCAAAATAAATGTTCATAGATTTCCTTAAAATGGCATGTTGGTGTAATATTTTTCAATGATTTCTAAGGCGTGCTGTGGGTTGATCGCACCGGATAAAAGCCATTGTTCAAATTGGTTTAAATTCTCCGCTTGAAATTGAGCAAAAGTGCGGTCAATTTCGAAGCGGTTTATGATGATGTCATTGCGTGGTTCAAAATACATAATCAACTCCAGTGTGCTCCTTTTGTTTTAACTTTACCTTTACCTTCTTCCACCTTGCGCAAGAGTGTTTTTCTCAAGGCGATCTCTGTTTCGCAAAGTTCTTCAGCGCAATGATTTTGGCTTTTCCAAGTAACTTTTCGCCCAATGTATTCCACCGCCTGATAACCCAAATCTTTTGGATGTGGCTCAATTCGATAATAGCGGCTCATCTTTGCTCCTTATCTCGCTCCGCCTGCAAAAGTGCGGTCAGTTTTAGCAGTCTTTTTTGTTCGGTTTCGGTGAGGTTTGGTTGCCAATCACCGTGTTCTTTCCGCCATAATTTACGGGCTTCTTCTCGGGCTTTTTGGCTGATTTGCTCGCTGAGTTCGTTATCGTGCCAATCGGTCGGGTTGCTGTACGCTTGGGATATGCCAAGGACTGCTATAACAGCAATGGCGGTTAAAACTAAAACAAGGCATTTATTGCCAAGAGATGATAAAAACTCAAAGATTGATTTGTGCATAGTGGTTTCCTTTTGGTTTTCTTCAAAAAATACGGTGCGTGAACGCATTGCGGTTTGGTTACGTTGTTGACGTTTTCTGCGTTTCTGTCGTTTGTTCATTTTTGTTTCCTTTTTAATCAATTTGCTGAATTTAGGGTGAAAAAAAACCTGCCTAAGCAGGTTTCATGTGATGTTGAGTTAGACTATTCTGAGACGGAAATAAGGATTTTGGAAAGTAAGCTCTGCTAGATCGCTTAATGGGATATTTAGCTTTTTTTCAATTTCCTTATTCGATATTTTATGTTCTCTCAGTAACAAAGTAATTTTATCTAGAATTTGTGATGTTTCTCTTTTTAGCATTCCATTTGGCTCAGCTGTGCGATACCCATATTTTCCAGCAGTAATCTGTAGTTGTCTATAATGCCATTCAGTTGAAAGTTTTAGGTCAAATGTTCTTTTTATAAGTGCAGCTAAAGATACATTCCAATATTTTTTCAGCTCTATGAGCTGTTTGAAAGATGGCTGCAACGGTACAATGGCTCTAACGGCACTTTCCGGCATTAAGAATGCCGAGGCAAATTGATTTGCTTCAGTCTCAATAGCTTTTTTATTCGTGATATCAGCTCTTTTATGTAGGAGTAGATGACCCAGTTCATGGGCAGCATCAAAACGACTACGTTCAGGTGTTTTTTGATTATTTAGGAATATAAATGGTTGCTCGTCTATCCAATAGGAGTAGGCGTCAACTTCAACACAATCCTGAGTGAGTGAGTATACCCGGATACCTTTTGATTCAAGTAAGTGAACTATATTCGGAATAGATTTTTCTCCAAGCCTCCAATATTCTCTTAGCTGTTGGGCTGCTACAGCAGGATCAGGGGTGCTTTCTGAATGGTTAAATTCGGGGATATCAACCTTAGGAAGATTAAATCGTTCACCAAGCCATTTATCAAACTCCATTGCAATGGAACCGGCACTGAGTGCGGCATCTCTTTTCTTTGCACTCATTCTAGCCATTGAACGAAAGCTAGCCGTTTCAGCTTTAATTTGAACAAGATCATCAGAGAAAAAAAATGGAATAGGGTAATTTAGTGCCTTACTTATTTTTTCCACAATAGCATCTTGCTCAGTTAATTCTTTATGCCCATTTTCATAACTTGATAAAGTTCTTGATGTAATATCAAGTATCTTTGAAAGTTCTATTGCAGTGAGACCACGGCGTTCTCGAGCAAGTTTTAGTCTTTGTGGATTAAACGATA includes these proteins:
- a CDS encoding DUF2303 family protein, producing MEQSLVNDIAKNVANGKSLNTPIPAVLAAGDFDIRSLEEYQSAPARIRQHIFLRTEQSLIDYVNKFKQSGTAIFANLDDLEIKAVFDYHANPEKPNWGDHSATYNCPYSKDWKEWARKDKQAMSQVEFGAFLENNIHSIATDGNIVSGAELLAMVLAFEETRKSEFKSVKRLQDGTMSFTFTDEQTGGGKARLPEEIVLGIQPFHNGDFYQLKARVRYRIKDGSLALWYELINPEKVVEDAFNTTLDKLKANIADVDFYEAQLN
- a CDS encoding DUF551 domain-containing protein yields the protein MTTKNNEWISVNETLPMLDGWYLCYCPSYSNPYVIWEYDADLGAFTEDWEEVTHWQPLPEKPKEN
- a CDS encoding helix-turn-helix transcriptional regulator, whose translation is MEQQAILLSKAKVIEITTLSATTIWRMMKRGEFPKSIKASMGRVAWYKSDIDKWLAERS
- the ushA gene encoding bifunctional UDP-sugar hydrolase/5'-nucleotidase UshA, with amino-acid sequence MKKLFTVLPLVLATSSVMAYEKDKTYRFTLLHTNDTHGHFWPNNKGEYGFPAQKTIINRVKAEVEKNGGSVLLLNAGDFNTGVPESDMQNAEPDIKAMNAMGYEATVLGNHEFDNPLQMLAMQESWAKFPFLSANVINKKTNQPLVKPYTIFDKQGLKIAVVGLTTEDTAKLGNPEYSGNVIFKDPTESAKETLKLLNENEKPDIKIALTHMGYYYDAQYGSNAPGDVSLARNLSKGAFDMIVGGHSHDAVCVDEKGVWIKDYKPTQSCKPDFQNGTWIMQAYEWGKYVGRADFEFKNGELKLVKYELIPVNLKKKITKEDGKTEYVLYSEEIPQDPEIEKLLKDYQNKGNELLGRELGELIGKLEGDRTVIRFKQTNLGHLIAEAQRERAGADVGIMNSGGIRDSIQAGKVTYRDVLKVHPFGNIVTYVDLTGKELLDYLNVVALKEVDSGAYAQYSGISMVVNQQAKKVENVKVQGKPLDLNKTYRISLPSYNAAGGDGYPIVTKNPTFLNTGFIDAEVLAKYIWKNSQKAPLDASKYDPKDAVIFK
- a CDS encoding chorismate mutase — translated: MTLELSEIRQQITQIDRSLLKLLSERHRLAFDVVRSKEVTQKALRDTAREQQLLQELIQFAENENYQLEAQYITSIFQKIIEDSVLTQQVYLQNKLNEERSQNLHIAFLGKRGSYSNLAARNYADRYQKQFVELGCQSFEQVFESVQNGESDFGILPLENTTSGAINEVYDLLQHTDLSLVGELAYPIKHCVLVNEQTDLNQIDTLYSHPQVIQQCSRFIQGLARVHIEYCESSSHAMQLVSSLNKPNIAALGNEDGGKLYGLNVLKTDIANQENNITRFIVVAKESREVSPQIHTKTLLLMTTSQQVGSLVDALLVFKKHQINMTKLESRPIYGKPWEEMFYLEIEANIHHPDTQDALNELKNYSNYLKILGCYPSEIVKPVNV
- the lpxC gene encoding UDP-3-O-acyl-N-acetylglucosamine deacetylase; protein product: MIKQRTLKQSIKVTGVGLHSGKKVTLTLRPAMPNTGVIYCRTDLNPPVTFPANAESVRDTMLCTALVNEQGVRVSTVEHLNAALAGLGIDNIIVEVDAPEIPIMDGSASPFIYLLLDAGIEEQNAAKKFIRIKQNVRVEDGDKWAEFKPYNGFRLDFTIDFEHPAIGKNVRNYVMDFSAQAFVHQISRARTFGFMKDIEYLQSQGLALGGSLDNAIVLDDYRILNEEGLRFKDELVRHKMLDAIGDLYMAGYNIIGDFKAYKSGHGLNNKLLRAVLANQNAWEFVTFEDKKQVPQGYVSPVQVLI
- the ssb gene encoding single-stranded DNA-binding protein, with translation MAGVNKVIIVGNLGNDPDVRTMPNGDMVANISVATSESWTDKQTGERREITEWHRIVFYRRQAEICGEYLHKGSKVYVEGRLRTRKWQDQNGQEHYTTEIQGDKLQMLDSRNDSGQPAQTKPSQNNAYAQAKSGAKPTPEQFDDDIPF
- a CDS encoding DUF6378 domain-containing protein translates to MNIEHTLNEREQTHGDFHQGAVDFKELMNVINSAKPTLDSSQYYALTMIAGKIVRICNGNPHEPDHWRDIVGYATLGGRLNIPNEPLTPQPHAPFVELPVVDVGNNAA
- a CDS encoding DUF551 domain-containing protein, with protein sequence MNNWIRVKDRLPPRGTDILIYISSRNVIDIAWLDDGANGVDCFVGTEFGYDAKNVSHWQPLPEKPEVKDE